From the Thermodesulfovibrionales bacterium genome, one window contains:
- a CDS encoding cytochrome c: protein MIHKLLAISFLLLLFGCATVPPEQNPPKEEPKFVVRTDQDSIEVGKLLFDSRCRKCHDPYKDVGFPVGLHGILKKKSLPVSGKPATPENIAKQIRHPFYEMPEFTDLSDDDILDLIAYLNTL, encoded by the coding sequence TTGATCCACAAATTGCTCGCAATCTCTTTTCTTCTTTTGTTATTCGGATGCGCGACCGTCCCGCCGGAACAGAACCCTCCGAAAGAGGAACCGAAGTTCGTAGTCAGAACCGACCAGGATAGTATTGAAGTGGGGAAATTACTCTTCGACTCGAGATGCAGAAAATGCCATGATCCCTATAAGGATGTCGGCTTCCCCGTCGGACTGCATGGCATTCTCAAAAAGAAATCTCTCCCGGTGAGCGGGAAGCCCGCCACCCCCGAGAATATCGCGAAGCAGATACGGCATCCGTTTTACGAGATGCCGGAATTTACAGACCTCTCCGACGATGATATCCTCGATTTAATCGCTTACCTGAATACCCTCTAG
- a CDS encoding flavodoxin family protein, whose protein sequence is MNILVIMGSPKGRGSGHRIVKMIEHRMKAMGDIEFEYLFLKDANLRQCTGCYTCMAKGEERCPLQDDRAAIEQKLLAADGVILSSPMYVLNVSGLMKNFIDRFAYSNHRPRFHRQKVLTVVNTGGDSPKAALSFLGNALGGSRVVHELGIATPPWPQTERTVAKKERAIDAAAKEFYRACLEKSLPSPTMRSLVLFLLRQRAYHECRHYLPADHAFHLGKAYYYDANINPIKAAVAKAIAGIMLHMMKGMGPGGVPWPAAKKEE, encoded by the coding sequence ATGAATATACTGGTGATCATGGGCAGCCCCAAGGGAAGGGGCTCAGGCCATAGGATCGTGAAGATGATCGAACATAGGATGAAAGCGATGGGCGACATCGAGTTCGAGTACCTCTTCCTGAAGGATGCGAACCTCAGGCAGTGCACCGGCTGCTATACGTGCATGGCAAAGGGCGAGGAGAGATGCCCGCTTCAGGATGATCGAGCCGCGATTGAGCAAAAACTGCTTGCTGCCGACGGAGTCATCCTCTCATCGCCGATGTACGTGCTCAATGTCAGCGGGCTTATGAAGAATTTCATCGACCGGTTCGCCTACTCGAATCACCGGCCGCGCTTCCACCGCCAGAAGGTGCTGACCGTGGTGAACACCGGAGGCGACAGCCCTAAGGCGGCGCTATCGTTCCTGGGAAACGCACTCGGTGGCTCCCGGGTCGTCCACGAGCTGGGGATCGCGACGCCGCCCTGGCCTCAGACTGAACGCACTGTCGCAAAGAAGGAACGCGCCATCGATGCTGCCGCCAAAGAGTTCTACCGGGCCTGCCTGGAAAAGTCTCTGCCTTCGCCCACGATGCGCAGCCTTGTCCTCTTCCTCCTCAGGCAGAGGGCATACCACGAATGCCGGCACTATTTACCGGCGGACCATGCGTTTCATCTTGGCAAGGCTTACTACTATGACGCGAACATTAATCCGATCAAGGCTGCTGTGGCAAAGGCCATCGCGGGTATCATGTTGCATATGATGAAGGGAATGGGTCCGGGCGGCGTCCCTTGGCCTGCGGCGAAAAAAGAGGAATAA
- a CDS encoding alpha/beta hydrolase: protein MKTRESSSGVLTAVRVSYQTAKIDGLDIFYREAGPEDASTLLLLHGFPTSSHMFRNLIPALADEFHLIAPDYPGFGNSSMPSVGEFEYTFDNLSNVIEKFSDEIGLKRYTLYVQDYGAPVGFRLAVKHPNRIEGIVVQNGNAYTEGIDNDFWKPLKDYWNERTVQREKPLRGFLTREATIWQYTHGVREKDAISPDNWNIDQPLLERPGNAEIQLALFYSYGSNPALYPKWQAYFREHQPPTLIVWGKNDQIFPPAGAEPYKRDLENLEFHLLDTGHFALEEDSQKIADLMRNFLRRNIVR from the coding sequence ATGAAAACACGCGAAAGTTCTTCAGGCGTCTTGACTGCAGTCAGGGTGTCTTACCAGACGGCGAAGATTGACGGCTTGGATATCTTCTACCGGGAAGCGGGGCCGGAGGACGCTTCCACTCTGCTCCTGCTGCATGGGTTCCCGACTAGTTCTCACATGTTTCGCAATTTGATTCCGGCGCTTGCTGACGAGTTCCACCTTATCGCACCGGATTATCCCGGTTTCGGGAACAGCTCAATGCCCTCTGTGGGCGAGTTTGAGTACACATTCGATAATCTGTCCAACGTGATCGAGAAGTTCAGTGATGAAATCGGATTAAAGAGATACACATTATATGTTCAGGACTACGGTGCACCCGTCGGTTTCCGACTGGCTGTCAAGCATCCCAACCGTATAGAGGGGATCGTGGTGCAGAACGGCAATGCATACACCGAGGGAATTGACAACGACTTCTGGAAACCACTCAAGGATTACTGGAACGAAAGGACGGTTCAACGCGAGAAGCCCCTGCGAGGCTTCTTAACCCGTGAAGCCACCATCTGGCAATATACTCATGGCGTTCGTGAGAAGGATGCGATCAGTCCCGACAACTGGAACATCGACCAGCCACTGCTTGAACGACCGGGAAATGCCGAGATCCAGCTTGCCCTTTTCTATAGCTACGGCAGCAATCCAGCACTGTATCCGAAATGGCAGGCTTACTTCCGGGAGCATCAGCCACCGACGCTCATTGTCTGGGGGAAAAACGATCAGATTTTCCCTCCGGCCGGTGCGGAGCCGTACAAGAGAGACCTGGAGAATCTGGAATTTCACCTGCTCGACACCGGACATTTCGCCCTTGAAGAGGACAGCCAGAAGATAGCCGACCTGATGCGAAATTTCCTCAGAAGGAACATTGTGCGATAA
- a CDS encoding response regulator encodes MDYAGEKERRGSERFPYREDILLDGTRISTSMDISEGGLYISGLQSYEINSLIDLTIPFKEKKFTFKVQVRYCQPGIGMGVAFVGLNDEQKAQIRGIIESITKGPDQSDRERKKVLLVEDSDTSRQAIKNALCKEGFDVIEAMDGIEAMKFIAEEKLDLIILDLYMKGIDGFKVLSVLKANPKWKELPVIICSGHDTQDVKEKIMNAGADEFFSKRGTSAAKLAQTAKVLLQQRHKI; translated from the coding sequence ATGGATTACGCAGGAGAAAAAGAACGCCGGGGATCCGAGAGATTTCCTTATAGAGAAGACATTCTCTTGGACGGCACAAGAATATCTACGAGCATGGATATAAGCGAAGGCGGTCTTTACATTTCCGGCCTACAATCTTATGAAATAAATAGTCTGATTGATTTAACGATTCCTTTTAAAGAAAAGAAGTTCACATTTAAGGTACAGGTCCGATATTGTCAACCAGGAATCGGAATGGGTGTAGCTTTTGTTGGCTTGAATGATGAGCAGAAGGCTCAAATTAGGGGAATAATCGAAAGCATAACAAAAGGGCCTGACCAGTCCGACAGAGAAAGGAAGAAAGTTCTTTTGGTCGAGGACAGCGACACTTCTCGGCAGGCGATCAAGAATGCGCTCTGTAAAGAAGGATTTGATGTTATAGAGGCAATGGACGGGATAGAAGCTATGAAATTTATTGCAGAAGAGAAGTTAGATCTTATAATCCTTGACCTCTATATGAAAGGAATCGATGGGTTTAAAGTACTATCAGTCTTAAAGGCAAACCCAAAATGGAAAGAGCTTCCGGTAATAATATGTTCCGGACATGACACACAGGATGTCAAAGAGAAGATCATGAATGCCGGAGCAGACGAATTTTTCTCTAAACGGGGGACGTCCGCGGCAAAATTAGCTCAAACTGCCAAGGTGCTCTTGCAACAGCGTCACAAGATTTGA
- a CDS encoding pitrilysin family protein — protein sequence MERGRLRGGVRGLKGLLLLTPLALFFFAGNLDALDVKRTVLSSGLTTLQVERHNLPIVMVTLLVKASPLNESPEKAGLANITAELLTEGTKTRTSAVVSEETEFLGASLGASAGSDFTTVTLSVLKKDIERGFELFADIVLNPTFPDEEIRRQKELIKGGLRQSEEEPSFVADKAFKKGVFGDLPYGRLVTGSSGTIDAITREDIVRFHSEYYRPNNAILSVVGDLSASELTALIERFLPGWKAADVPRGPASLEPLGEKKTILIDRDLTQANIVLGHSGIRRGDPDYYAVSVMNYILGGGGFSSRLMQTVRDELGLAYDIHSFFDSEKEGGLFEVRVQTKNGSAKTVIDEIRKQIDKMRSVPVSEQEMDDAKSYLTGSFPRRLDTNRKIADFLTAVEFYGLGLDYVEKYPAYITAVTKEDVLRVARKYLYPERYVLVVVAKQSEAGIGQKEGK from the coding sequence GTGGAAAGGGGCAGACTCAGAGGCGGTGTGAGAGGGCTGAAGGGCCTCCTTCTGCTCACCCCGCTCGCCTTATTCTTCTTCGCGGGGAATCTCGATGCCCTTGACGTCAAGAGAACCGTCTTATCTAGCGGATTGACTACCCTTCAGGTCGAGAGGCATAATCTGCCTATCGTAATGGTGACGCTCCTCGTGAAGGCGAGCCCGCTCAATGAATCTCCGGAAAAGGCGGGGCTAGCGAACATCACCGCGGAACTCCTCACCGAAGGGACAAAGACGCGCACCTCCGCTGTTGTCAGCGAAGAAACAGAATTCCTGGGTGCCTCACTGGGCGCCTCAGCAGGGAGCGACTTTACGACGGTCACCCTCTCGGTCCTGAAAAAGGATATCGAGAGAGGATTCGAACTCTTTGCCGATATCGTGCTCAACCCGACATTCCCCGACGAAGAGATACGTCGTCAGAAAGAACTCATAAAGGGCGGCCTCAGACAGAGCGAAGAAGAGCCATCCTTTGTCGCGGATAAGGCGTTCAAGAAGGGCGTATTCGGAGACCTCCCTTACGGAAGACTCGTAACCGGGAGCAGCGGGACGATAGACGCGATCACGCGGGAAGATATCGTCAGGTTCCACAGCGAATACTACCGCCCGAACAACGCGATTCTCTCTGTCGTCGGTGATCTCTCCGCCAGCGAGTTGACCGCCCTCATCGAGCGGTTCCTTCCCGGATGGAAGGCAGCCGACGTGCCGCGGGGGCCTGCCTCCCTCGAGCCCTTGGGTGAGAAGAAGACGATCCTCATCGACCGTGACCTCACTCAGGCAAATATCGTCCTCGGGCATTCGGGGATAAGGAGGGGCGACCCCGATTACTATGCCGTCTCGGTCATGAACTATATCCTCGGGGGCGGAGGGTTCTCATCGAGGCTGATGCAGACCGTGAGAGATGAACTCGGACTCGCCTATGACATCCATAGCTTCTTCGACTCCGAAAAGGAGGGAGGGCTGTTTGAGGTGCGTGTCCAGACAAAAAACGGGTCGGCGAAGACCGTCATAGACGAAATACGGAAGCAGATCGACAAAATGCGGTCTGTCCCGGTTTCTGAGCAGGAGATGGATGATGCCAAGTCGTATCTGACAGGAAGCTTTCCGAGAAGGCTCGACACGAACAGGAAGATAGCCGATTTTCTCACCGCCGTCGAATTCTACGGTCTCGGTCTCGATTATGTCGAGAAGTATCCGGCATATATCACTGCTGTAACAAAGGAGGACGTCCTCAGGGTCGCCCGAAAATACCTCTATCCCGAAAGATATGTTCTCGTCGTCGTCGCAAAACAATCAGAGGCAGGCATAGGGCAGAAAGAGGGAAAATAG
- a CDS encoding pitrilysin family protein, producing MKEYTLDNGLKILISEDHKVPLATFQIWYRVGSRDELSGKSGLSHLLEHMMFKGTQKYGSKEFSRIIQRNGGIDNAHTTKDYTAYFQIMASDRIGISIDLESDRMTNLIIDPKEMAAEKNVVMEERRLRSEDDPQNALFERFDATAFMAHPYRRPIIGWMSDIISLQRDELYTYYKKYYVPDNAFIVIAGDVNPGETVKKIEASFGAMKRGEPGEHHITKEPVQEGEKRLSLKKEAELPYVLIGYHTPGIPHEDSFGLEVLSVILSGGKSSRLYTSLVYEKHLALSTGADYDGMTIDPFLMIFWGTAAPGRDIADVEKALYGEIELLRNTPPSEREIQKAKNQIEAAFIFSQDSLYMQASKIGGFEILGGWLLMDTYLEGIRKVTPSDVQRVAVKYLTEENRTVGILIPTKEKEEVKK from the coding sequence GTGAAGGAATATACCCTCGATAACGGCCTGAAGATCCTCATCAGCGAAGACCACAAAGTCCCGCTCGCCACATTCCAGATTTGGTACCGGGTAGGTTCGCGGGATGAGCTGTCGGGAAAATCGGGATTAAGCCACCTCCTTGAACATATGATGTTCAAGGGGACACAGAAATACGGTTCAAAGGAGTTCTCCCGGATCATCCAGAGAAACGGCGGAATCGACAATGCCCATACCACGAAAGATTATACCGCGTATTTCCAGATTATGGCGTCAGACAGAATCGGCATCTCGATAGACCTCGAATCTGACAGGATGACCAACCTCATCATCGACCCGAAGGAGATGGCAGCCGAGAAGAACGTCGTCATGGAAGAGCGGAGGCTCCGTTCGGAGGACGACCCCCAGAATGCCCTGTTCGAGAGGTTCGATGCTACCGCCTTCATGGCTCACCCCTATCGCAGGCCGATCATCGGATGGATGTCCGATATCATATCGCTTCAGCGGGACGAGCTTTATACCTATTACAAGAAGTATTACGTCCCCGATAACGCCTTTATCGTTATAGCGGGGGATGTCAATCCCGGAGAGACCGTGAAGAAAATTGAGGCATCCTTCGGTGCTATGAAGAGAGGCGAACCCGGGGAACATCACATCACGAAAGAGCCGGTCCAGGAAGGAGAAAAAAGGCTCTCCCTGAAAAAGGAGGCCGAACTCCCCTACGTTCTCATCGGCTACCATACGCCTGGCATTCCCCATGAAGACAGTTTCGGGCTTGAGGTTTTAAGCGTGATTCTTTCCGGAGGGAAAAGCTCGCGCCTCTACACTTCTCTCGTCTATGAGAAGCACCTTGCCCTGAGTACGGGGGCAGACTATGACGGAATGACCATCGATCCCTTCCTCATGATCTTCTGGGGAACGGCCGCACCGGGGCGGGATATCGCCGATGTCGAGAAGGCGCTCTACGGAGAGATTGAGCTGTTAAGAAACACGCCGCCTTCGGAACGAGAAATCCAGAAGGCAAAAAACCAGATCGAGGCTGCCTTCATCTTCAGTCAGGACTCCCTCTACATGCAGGCTTCGAAGATAGGGGGCTTCGAGATACTCGGGGGATGGCTACTCATGGACACCTATCTCGAAGGGATAAGAAAGGTGACCCCTTCGGATGTCCAGCGGGTTGCGGTAAAATACCTGACCGAAGAGAACAGGACTGTCGGCATCCTCATCCCGACAAAGGAAAAGGAAGAGGTGAAGAAATAG
- a CDS encoding HD domain-containing protein: MVRKGLILKIFDAANMQRWNDKIRPVELRELDKQAHKMMIAYFLGKFEEGEEGFSWTEIIEGGLFEFLQRLVITDLKPQIFYQIARDTDKYRMLNEWVYGKLEPFVSPLGEDFCRRFREYFSDAEDTVNKRILKAAHFYATKWEFDIIERANPAGYEISDIKKDLQSRQERYYDLKGIHHLALYTRLRNFIDLCGELRFQLRWSHIHRVPKTSVIGHMLIVAVLSYLFSLEIGGCRRRCVNNYFTGLFHDLPEVLTRDIISPVKRSVEGLDGLIREYEKQQMDKEVYALIPEAWHQDMKMFTENEFSGIVTIHGKREERTSDEISRDYNLDEFNPRDGQLVKAADELAAFVEAYLGLENGIKSHELEECKNILKVKYEQSIVAGIKFGKIMADFE; this comes from the coding sequence ATGGTGAGAAAAGGACTTATCTTAAAGATCTTCGACGCCGCAAATATGCAGCGGTGGAACGACAAGATACGGCCGGTAGAGTTGAGGGAACTCGACAAACAGGCCCATAAGATGATGATCGCCTATTTCCTCGGAAAGTTTGAAGAGGGCGAGGAAGGATTCAGCTGGACCGAGATTATCGAGGGAGGTCTCTTTGAATTCCTCCAGCGCCTCGTCATTACCGACCTGAAGCCCCAGATCTTTTACCAGATAGCGCGGGATACGGATAAGTATAGGATGTTGAACGAGTGGGTCTACGGAAAGCTAGAGCCCTTCGTGTCACCCCTTGGAGAAGATTTCTGCAGGAGGTTCCGGGAATATTTCTCGGACGCCGAGGACACGGTGAACAAGAGGATCCTGAAGGCGGCCCACTTCTATGCCACGAAATGGGAGTTCGACATCATAGAGCGTGCGAATCCCGCGGGCTACGAAATCTCCGACATCAAGAAGGATCTCCAGAGCCGCCAGGAAAGATACTACGACCTGAAGGGAATACATCATCTCGCGTTGTACACGCGGCTCAGGAATTTCATAGATCTCTGCGGAGAGCTGAGATTCCAGCTTCGGTGGAGCCATATCCACAGGGTGCCGAAGACATCGGTAATCGGCCATATGCTCATCGTCGCTGTCCTCTCCTACCTCTTTTCTCTCGAAATCGGGGGCTGCCGGAGAAGGTGCGTCAACAACTATTTCACCGGGCTCTTCCATGATCTTCCTGAGGTCCTCACGAGGGACATCATCTCACCGGTGAAGAGATCCGTCGAGGGACTGGACGGCCTCATCAGGGAATACGAGAAGCAACAGATGGACAAGGAGGTCTATGCCCTGATACCGGAAGCGTGGCATCAGGACATGAAGATGTTCACGGAAAATGAATTCTCGGGAATCGTGACGATACACGGGAAGAGGGAAGAAAGGACGTCCGATGAAATCAGCAGGGACTATAACCTAGACGAATTTAATCCGCGGGACGGCCAGCTCGTTAAGGCGGCTGACGAACTCGCCGCATTTGTGGAAGCATACCTCGGCCTAGAAAACGGCATCAAATCCCACGAACTGGAAGAGTGTAAGAACATCTTGAAGGTGAAATACGAGCAGTCGATCGTCGCGGGGATAAAGTTCGGAAAGATCATGGCCGACTTTGAATAA
- a CDS encoding ferredoxin family protein gives MKGKITIERELCKGCRFCVLACPEGVIRIDEEFNASGYFPASAANPDACNGCCLCAQMCPDIAITVWKE, from the coding sequence ATGAAGGGGAAGATCACCATAGAGCGGGAACTCTGCAAGGGCTGCAGATTTTGTGTCCTCGCCTGTCCCGAAGGCGTCATCCGCATCGATGAGGAATTTAACGCAAGCGGATATTTCCCCGCGAGTGCCGCGAATCCCGATGCCTGTAACGGCTGCTGTCTCTGCGCACAGATGTGCCCCGATATCGCGATCACGGTCTGGAAGGAATAG